The window ACTTCTGTCCGTCAAGTTCCGCCATCGGATGGAATCCGAGCGCCCTGTGGACGGTCATGACCTGCATCCCGCAGAGATGCCCCTCGCAGTCCAGCATGGGTCCGCCCGACTGTCCTCTGAGTCCGGGGGATGCCGTCTCGATGTTCAAGATGTCGCATGTGTTATCCTTGGACCTCCCCCTGTTGCCGATAAGGGATATCATGCCGTCGGTGGCATATGCCGCGCTCTCAGTGACCTTGGGGATCTCGAAGGCGTTGGATTCCTCATGGAACTTGGGGATGACCTCAATGAACGGATATCCCAGACGGCATATGCTCTCGCCAATCGAGATCTTAGAAGGCTCAGCGAAGACTGGATACTCCTCGACCCAGGCGGGGTTGAAGTTCTCCAGCCTGCCGATCGCTATATCGGCCTGGCGGTTCACGAGAATGTCGTTCATCGCCACACCGTCCCATCCCCACCAGAACGAATGGTTGGTGAGCATGGTCTTGTCAATCCTGATCTCGGAGATGGGGCTTCCTGGCTTCTGGACCCTGTTGGCGTTGATCTCGTTGATCTCCGCCATCTTCTTCTTGTCCTCCGTGAACTTCACGAAGGAATCGAAGACGTGTCCCGCCGTGATCGCCCAGCCCTCCCTGTTGAGGACGATGAACGACGCATAATCCGTGCGCACCGAACCGTCATACTGGCGTACTGAGACCGCCACGGGGCGGGTGTATTTCAATGCGGCACGGCAGGCATCTGCGAACATACCCACCGTTATCTGTTCTGAATAGATAATTGATTCTACGCTGGATTAGGGACTCCGACGGGATGAAATACGCATATCTGATACCTATGCCCGATACCGATGAGGTCCGTCACCCTTTCGCTCGTGCAGATGAACTCCAGGATAGATTCTCCTGAGCGTAATCTGGAGAGAATGAGGGGGTATGTCTCCCGCTGCGAGGGATCGGACATCATCTGCTTCCCGGAGATGTGCCTCTCCGGATACACCACCAAGGGGTCTGACCGCATCGCCATGGATCCTTCCGACCCGTTGATATCCGAGATCCATTCCCTGGCATCGGAGAAGGATGTGGCCATCATCTTCGGATACGTCGAGAGGACGGAGAACGGCCTGATGCTCAGGCAGGAGATAGCCGACGGTTCTGAAGATCCCAAGTTCTACAGGAAGACCCATCTCGGAAGCACCGAGGCCAAGGTCTTTATCCCCGGGAATGAGCTTCCCGTTTTCGATGTCAAAGGCATCCGGTTGGGCATCCAGCTGTGTATAGAATCCCATATCCAGGAGGTCTGCTCTACCCTTAGGTCCAAAGGGGCCGAACTTGTCCTGACACCGTTCTCCACGGGGATCACCGGCGACAGGAGGAGGGATGTCTGGAGGAGCTATCTTCCATCCAGAGCAAGTGATAACGGTATGTTCGTGGCCGCATGCAGCGCGGTTGGCGATAACGGTGAAGGAACCGTCTTCGGCGGCGGCCTTATCGCTTACGACCCAAAGGGCAACGTAATCGATGAATACTACGGTACCGAAGAGAAGGTCATGACCATATCGATCGGCGGTAAACTCCCGAGGGACGGTCCTGAGACGATGTCCAACATCTCCTATTACGAAAGGCGGAGACCCGAACTGTACAGATGATGCTGGCACAGTGTGATTGTCAGGCCTTCTCGGCCTGATTGTTCACGAGCCCGTCGACGAATTCTTTGAGCTCCTTGAATCTTTCCACATGGATGTAGTAGATATGGTCGGGCCCCTCGACGCGGCTGTTGACCAGACCTGCCCTGAGAAGTCCGCGAAGGGCCTTGTTGGTCCTCTGCGGGTCCATGCCGTAGAGTCCGTCCGGGAAGGGCGAGCGGACCTCCTTCCTCATCAGGCCCTTGAGGATCGTCAGCGAATCGGCATCGTCCAGGACTGCGATGATGTCCAGAAGCGGATTTCCCGAGATGTTCGTAAGTATCGGTCCGCATGCGCACACATGCTTGCTCATCTTCACCTTGGGCTGCTCTTCCATGGATTTCGAAGATTGATGCGCATAGATAATACTGCGCGAACCGAAAACCAATTAGTACAAGCACATCTTTCAGACGCCAGGACGATTCAATATGAAGGTCTTCGCATACGGTGTCAGGGAATACGACGAGAAGGAGCTCTTCGAGAAGTACACGAAGGAGCTCGGCATGGATCTGGGTTACACCACGGATCCGCTGTGCGACGGGAACGTCGATCTCGCAAAGGGTAGCGATTTCGTCTCGGTCCTTACGGTCCCGGTGACCGCGGACATGCTGGACAGGTTCAAGGCCATGGGCATCAGGATGGTCGGTACCAGGTGCATAGGGTACGACCACATAGATATCCAGCATGCCAAGGAGATCGGCATGGTCGTCACCAACATCACCTACGACACCGACGGTGTCGCCGAATTCACCGTCATGGAGATGCTGATGGTCGTCAGGAGGGTCAAGGAGGTCCTGGCGAACACGATGTCCGGGGACTTCCGTCTGGACGGGATGCTCAGCGGTGTCCTGAAGGACATGAAGGTCGGGATCATCGGTGCAGGGAAGATCGGGATCGCCGTCCTCAGGGACCTTTCGGGCTTCGGATGCGAACTCTACTACTGCAACCGCAGTCAGAACGCGAATGCCGAGAAGTATGCCAAGAGGCTCACCATGGATGAGCTGCTGGCACAGTGCGACATAGTATCCGTGCACATAGAGCTGAACAAGGATACATACCACATGATCGATGCCGCTGCCATCGCGAAGATGAAGAAGGGCGCGATCCTCGTGAACACCGCCAGGGGAGCCATCGTGGACACCCAGGCGCTCATCGATGCACTGAACTCGAAGCACCTGTCCGGAGCGGCGCTGGATGTGGTCGAGGATGAGTTCGACCTCTATTACTACGACTGCCGCGACAAGGATCTTTCCGGTCGCTATCTTGCGATCCTCAGGGAGATGCCTAATGTGGTCATTACCAACCACATGGGATTCTACTATCACGCCGCCATCAGGGACATGATCTACAACAGCCTTTGCAGCATGAAGATGCTGGAAGAGGGCAAACCCGTCCCCAGGAGATTGGCCTGATCACTGGAAGAATGCGGAAGATGCCCCATCCAGCACGTGCTTGAAACGCTGCTGGATGACATTGTCGAGCCTGGTCAGGACCATGTTGTACTCCGCTTCAAGATCCTTCTCGCCATGATCCAGCGCATTGAGGTAGATCTTGGAGTGCTTGGGCTCTTCGGCGGCATTGACGAAATCGACGATCTTCCTGATCTGGCACTCGATGTCGTGCTTGCTTGTGACGTTGATGTTCAGGATCAGGTCGATGAGCCTGATATCCGTCTTAAGGAAATCAATGACATCCTCGCAGGCCTGATCCTTGATATGGCCGTTTAGCTCCTCGTCGATGAAATGATTGATCTTGGAATCCTTCATCTCCCTGACCTTCTTCAGGGTGACCGCGTCCTCGATGGACACGATGAGATCGAAAGTGCTGTCGTCGGCCATGTGGATGCGGATGACGGCGATGTTGATATAATTTTAGAAGAATCGAAAAGATTTGGAGGGGAGGCCGTCAGAGACGGCCTCTGAACTGTTTCAAGGAAGAAGTCCGGCGCTTCTGAGCTCGTCGGCAAGGTTGTCGACAGCCCTTCCGGCCTCCTCGATCCTCTTTGCACCGGCGATGACGATCTTTCCGGATCCGAAGAGGAGGATGACGACCTTGGGGTCGTTGATCCTGTAGACGAGTCCGGGGAACTGCTCGGGCTCGTACTCGACCTTCTCCAGTCCCAGTGTGATCGCGGTGGTGTTGAGGTTGACCTCTGCTCCGAGGTCGGCGGACGAGACCATGTTCTGGATCTCGGTCTTGGGGTTGTCATAGACATCCTGTCCGATCGCCTTGAGGTCCGTCAGCACTTTCTTGACGGAGGCCTCGAGCATCTTGAGGTCTGTGGATCCAGTGAAGACCGCCTTTCCCGACCTGAAGAGGAGAACGGATGTCTTGGGGTCCTTGACCCTGTAGACGAGTCCCGGGAATGTGTGGAGGTCGTATTTTGAGTCGTTCAGGCCCTC of the methanogenic archaeon mixed culture ISO4-G1 genome contains:
- a CDS encoding D-isomer specific 2-hydroxyacid dehydrogenase, with amino-acid sequence MKVFAYGVREYDEKELFEKYTKELGMDLGYTTDPLCDGNVDLAKGSDFVSVLTVPVTADMLDRFKAMGIRMVGTRCIGYDHIDIQHAKEIGMVVTNITYDTDGVAEFTVMEMLMVVRRVKEVLANTMSGDFRLDGMLSGVLKDMKVGIIGAGKIGIAVLRDLSGFGCELYYCNRSQNANAEKYAKRLTMDELLAQCDIVSVHIELNKDTYHMIDAAAIAKMKKGAILVNTARGAIVDTQALIDALNSKHLSGAALDVVEDEFDLYYYDCRDKDLSGRYLAILREMPNVVITNHMGFYYHAAIRDMIYNSLCSMKMLEEGKPVPRRLA
- a CDS encoding carbon-nitrogen hydrolase encodes the protein MRSVTLSLVQMNSRIDSPERNLERMRGYVSRCEGSDIICFPEMCLSGYTTKGSDRIAMDPSDPLISEIHSLASEKDVAIIFGYVERTENGLMLRQEIADGSEDPKFYRKTHLGSTEAKVFIPGNELPVFDVKGIRLGIQLCIESHIQEVCSTLRSKGAELVLTPFSTGITGDRRRDVWRSYLPSRASDNGMFVAACSAVGDNGEGTVFGGGLIAYDPKGNVIDEYYGTEEKVMTISIGGKLPRDGPETMSNISYYERRRPELYR
- a CDS encoding TATA-box binding protein Tbp, producing MPIFMTDWDLHVQNIVASTQLSDGFDLNKIMEGLNDSKYDLHTFPGLVYRVKDPKTSVLLFRSGKAVFTGSTDLKMLEASVKKVLTDLKAIGQDVYDNPKTEIQNMVSSADLGAEVNLNTTAITLGLEKVEYEPEQFPGLVYRINDPKVVILLFGSGKIVIAGAKRIEEAGRAVDNLADELRSAGLLP
- a CDS encoding trypsin-like peptidase domain-containing protein codes for the protein MFADACRAALKYTRPVAVSVRQYDGSVRTDYASFIVLNREGWAITAGHVFDSFVKFTEDKKKMAEINEINANRVQKPGSPISEIRIDKTMLTNHSFWWGWDGVAMNDILVNRQADIAIGRLENFNPAWVEEYPVFAEPSKISIGESICRLGYPFIEVIPKFHEESNAFEIPKVTESAAYATDGMISLIGNRGRSKDNTCDILNIETASPGLRGQSGGPMLDCEGHLCGMQVMTVHRALGFHPMAELDGQKYLENQFLNAGVGLHISTIMQLLDSRNVRYQKCWENPEFRIVD